Proteins from one Limanda limanda chromosome 9, fLimLim1.1, whole genome shotgun sequence genomic window:
- the fryl gene encoding protein furry homolog-like isoform X3: MSSITIDPELKPGEFVIKSLFAEFAVLAEKKIEMVMAEPLEKPLSRSLQRGEDAQFDQLISSMSSIAEHCLPSLLRTLFDWYRRQSGTEDESYEYRPRSSTKSKGDEQHRDKDYLLERRDLSIDFIFCLVSVEVLKQIPLHPVPDVLVHEVLNLAFKHFKHKEGYCGPNTGNVHIIADLYAEVIGILTQSKFQAVRKKFITELKELRQKEQSPYVVQSIITLIMGMKFFRVKMYPVEDFEASFQFMQECAQYFLEVKDKDIKHALAGLFVEILIPVAAAVKNEVNVPCLKNFVEILYQTTFELSSRKKHSLALYPLVTCLLCVSQKQFFLNNWHIFLQNCLSHLKMPSNNSIRKQIETLQNKDPKMSRVALESLYRLLWVYIIRIKCESNTVTQSRLLSIVSALFPKGSRSVVPRDTPLNIFVKIIQFIAQERLDFAMKEIIYDLLCVGKSHKTFTINPERMNIGLRAFLVIADSLQQKDAEPPMPTTGIIMPSGNTLRVKKIFLNTTLTDEEAKGIGMSVYYPQVRKALDNILRHLDKEVGRSMSMTNVQMSNKEPEDMITGERKPKIDLFRTCVAAIPRLIPDGMSRQDLIELLAKLTIHMDEELRGLAFTTLQALMVDFPEWREDVLSGFVYFIVREVTDVHPTLLDNAVKMLLQLISQWRQAVQSSNKSHDAQGSSSGHSLPLERVPPLGVLHVVEGLALVVLCSCRPATRRLAVNVLKEVRALHTALGIGKGDEDLAIDVMDRLSASVLESFIHLTGADQTNLLYCPSGIDLQTLAEWSSSPISHQFDVVSPSHIWVFAHVTQGQDPWVISFSSYLRQEHLPKHCPTALNYAWMFAYTRLQLLSPQVDINSPINAKKVNSLNSSDSYIGLWRNYLILCCSSASSSSSMCSSSSTSGSVRCSPPETLASTPDSGYSYDSKIVGTPSPSSLFKHIVPMMRSESMDITESLVLGLGRTNPVAFRELLEELNPIIKEALERRPENMKRRRRRDILRVQLVRIFELLADAGVISQITSGGLDGESHSLNSSLLEYVDLTRQLLEAENDKDSDTLKDIRCHFSALVANIIQNVPVHQRRTIFPQQSLRHSLFMLFSHWAGPFSIMFTPLDRYSDRNMQINRHQYCALKAMSAVLCCGPVADNVGLSSDGYLYKWLDNILDSQDKKVHQLGCEAVMLLLELNPDQSNLMFWAVDRCYTGSRRVAAGCFRAIANVFHNRDYQFDTVVLLNLILFKAADSSRDIYEAAMQLLQILEPKLFRYAHKLEIQRTDGILTPPSPLPHLYSVSYYQLSEELARTYPELTLPIFSEVSQRIQTAHPGGRQVMLHYLLPWMNNVELVDFKPTVRRPEDCGSVEEDEDVHEREVMMVNSRRWLHGEGWGSPRATTMVLNNLMFMTAKYGDEFAWSEIENVWTTLADSWPKNLKIILHFLISMSGVNSDPSLLPYVKRVVVYLGRDKTMQLLEELMCELELTDPVSSAVTHMDNPPYYRISSSYKIPSVTSGTTSSSNTMVPGNEVHHEGKIKDSNMEDSYTHLDIYSGLNSNLNRQHHRLESRYSSSSGGSYEEEKSDSMPLYANWRLKVMDHNRPEPLPFPPTGGCWSPLVDYLPETNAPGVPLHRCNIAVILLTDLIVDHGVKVEWSAYLPLLLHAIFIGFDHQHPEVYEHCKRLLLHLLVVQGANSNVQSVAMVLLRNRDYNDPRVLTVKPVAPEFNLTGVQDLLPDGQPSPMTDSGLSSSSTSSSISVGAGGTALSHLSPSLLSEVDATAEQDEKAKALIEFITSRKKGPLWNHEDVSPKNPNIKSADQLSVFVRHVVTVFKHSPLGFQLDSLLSEVALQTALSCPSRHYAGRSFQIFRALKQPLTPATLSDILSRLVETVGDPGEEAQGFVIELLLTLESGIDTLADTVKNYDLLTALAQTSPRDLLLGAKLASNRKSTGQLNLNSGGLFHYVHNRSNSLRANQVGERKGDRRRSNTLDIADRLGGSHGNLARTRSLSSLGGGGGPGGEAIPPVDPSSLMATVFWIAASLLESDYEFEYLLALRLLNKLLGQLPLDRADSRERLEKVQAKLKWYSFPGLLQLFLKGFTSASTQELTIHLLSKLISVSRHTLIDPTQVAGFPLNILCLLPHLIQHFDSPTPFCKETADKIAKVCAEEKSATLSNLAHMMSLYSAHTYSRDCTNWINVVCRYLHDAFADITLNLVTYLAELLEKGLPSMQQSLLQIIYSLLSHIDLSAAPVKQFNLEIMKIIGKYVQSPHWKEAQNILKLVVSRSASLVVPDDVQRSYSTESCGSPEIAFTRIFNNSSKELPGKTLDFHFDISETPIIGHKYGDQRTAAGRNGKPQVIAVTRSTSSTSSGSNSNGLVPVSWKRPQLSQRRTRERLMNVLSLCGPESGIPKNPSVRLLSYSKASDKVVFSSNEDLDSADQQTSLIPTVEEVVREEDLGEDTGSEQQFGVFKDFDFLDVELEDAEGESMDNFNWGVRRRSLESMDKGDTPTLQECQFAGSTPSLNLTNHEDTDESSEEEVLSASQILTRSGLLNSDSATDDTASNHVDSLLQSQESSSSAQEATVLPSLPSLPRLDSTLLEMANSDSTSSQLPEDAVSMTAADELSSSVSEDTGFCSAPPLPSDPQELCDLRDTHYPQDSQYAQDPQETQDPHEDLDPAPPPLLVIDTPPGSLCDEDSQTVLSLPLPMPPETKPDLDPDPDSTCGSMWEEDVTQALKELDERCEEEEADYSDMSSQDEGDADGFPEIQASPPPSPFLSAILAAFQPVAYDNEEDAWRCHVNQMLSDTDGSSAVYTFHVFSRLFESIQRKFGSITHSSVRFLGERLQRMGNQFLSSLEVMTSRSQCPTVLLDAETLVSCGLLETLKFSVLELQEHLDTYNSKREAAELWLDNCRKTFGDKDDQRPNTHAQQMENLAELELCRRLYKLHFQLLLLFQAYCKLISRVDTIKREAEVTNMSDELTILESCLKEAETRHDTEDDVCMSDTAQTNTETAIQSLIETLRARDFTSALTQVKTFRSMWPNDIFGNESDNAIQTLLHIYFRHQTLGQTGCLAVVGPSRDQSQASTRLMELNLQIREALSQAQACQPHTTMVSTGL, translated from the exons ATGTCGAGCATCACCATCGACCCCGAGCTCAAGCCCGGGGAGTTTGTCATCAAGAGTCTATTTGCAGAGTTTGCTGTGCTGGCTGAGAAGAAGATCGAGATGGTGATGGCTGAACCGCTG GAGAAGCCCTTATCCCGATCCCTGCAGAGAGGGGAAGATGCACAATTTGACCAG TTAATAAGCTCTATGAGCTCAATAGCAGAACACTGTTTGCCCTCCCTACTGCGCACACTGTTTGACTGGTACCGGCGGCAGAGCGGCACCGAAGACGAGTCTTATGAGTACAGGCCTCGCTCTAGTACAAAGTCCAAAGG AGATGAACAGCACCGGGACAAAGATTACCTACTGGAACGGAGGGACTTATCCATagatttcattttttgtttagtttcagTGGAAGTTCTCAAACAG ATTCCTCTTCACCCAGTGCCAGATGTTTTAGTACATGAAGTTCTGAACCTGGCATTCAAGCACTTTAAACACAAAGAGGG GTACTGTGGCCCCAACACTGGCAACGTGCACATCATCGCGGACCTGTATGCTGAGGTCATCGGCATCCTCACACAGTCAAA gttTCAGGCCGTTAGGAAAAAGTTCATCACCGAACTAAAGGAGCTCCGGCAAAAAGAGCAGAGTCCTTACGTGGTCCAGAGCATCATCACTCTCATCATGGGCATGAAGTTCTTCCGGGTTAAAATGTATCCTGTGGAGGATTTTGAGGCGTCGTTTCAGTTCATGCAG GAGTGTGCTCAGTATTTCCTGGAAGTCAAGGATAAGGACATAAAACATGCTCTAGCAGGGCTTTTTGTTGAGATCCTCATCCCTGTTGCAGCT GCGGTGAAAAATGAAGTCAACGTGCCGTGCCTGAAGAACTTTGTGGAGATACTGTACCAGACAACGTTCGAGCTTAGTTCCAGGAAGAAGCACTCTTTG GCTCTGTATCCTCTGGTGACGTGCTTGCTGTGTGTTAGTCAGAAGCAGTTCTTCCTCAACAACTGGCACATCTTCCTCCAGAACTGCCTCTCTCACCTGAAG ATGCCATCTAACAACAGCATCCGAAAGCAGATTGAGACGCTGCAG AACAAAGATCCCAAAATGTCCCGTGTTGCGCTGGAGTCGCTCTACAGACTGCTCTGGGTCTACATTATCCGGATCAAGTGCGAGAGTAACactgtcacacagag TCGGCTACTGAGCATCGTTTCAGCACTTTTCCCCAAAGGTTCCCGCAGTGTAGTGCCAAGGGACACACCTCTCAACATCTTCGTCAAGATCATCCAGTTCATAGCTCAG GAAAGACTGGACTTTGCTATGAAGGAAATAATCTATGACCTCCTGTGTGTGGGCAAGTCTCACAAGACCTTCACCATCAATCCAGAG AGGATGAATATTGGTTTGCGAGCCTTCTTGGTGATCGCTGACAGCCTACAGCAGAAAGATGCAGAGCCTCCCATGCCTACGACTGGAATCATCATGCCCTCTGGCAACACCTTACGTGTCAAGAAGATCTTCCTCAACACCACACTCACTGATGAAGAAGCCAAGGGCATAG GCATGTCTGTGTACTACCCCCAAGTAAGAAAGGCCTTAGATAACATCCTACGACACCTGGACAAGGAGGTGGGACGCTCCATGAGCATGACCAACGTGCAGATGTCCAACAAGGAGCCTGAGGACATGATCAC GGGAGAGAGGAAGCCAAAGATTGATCTGTTCCGCACGTGTGTGGCCGCCATCCCAAGACTGATACCTGATGGCATGAGCAGACAAGACCTAATAGAGCTTCTAGCCAA GCTGACCATCCACATGGACGAGGAGCTGCGGGGCCTTGCCTTTACCACTCTTCAGGCCCTGATGGTTGATTTCCCAGAGTGGCGTGAGGACGTGCTCTCCGGCTTTGTCTACTTCATTGTCAGAGAGGTGACCGATGTCCACCCCACGCTGTTGGACAACGCAGTCAAGATGCTACTACAGCTCATCAGCCAGTGGAGGCAGGCAGTGCAGAGCAGCAATAAGAGCCATGATGCACAG GGCTCAAGCAGCGGCCATTCTCtccccctggaacgtgttcctCCTCTCGGTGTGCTGCATGTAGTGGAGGGCTTAGCTTTGGTGGTGCTTTGCAGCTGCCGCCCAGCCACACGTAGGCTGGCTGTTAATGTCCTCAAGGAGGTCCGTGCTCTGCACACTGCACTGGGCATCGGAAAG GGCGATGAAGACTTGGCCATTGACGTAATGGACCGATTAAGTGCATCAGTGTTGGAAAGTTTCATTCATCTCACAGGAGCTGACCAG ACCAACCTGCTGTACTGTCCCAGTGGGATTGATCTTCAGACACTAGCAGAATGGAGCTCATCCCCCATCAGCCACCAGTTTGATGTGGTGAGCCCCTCGCACATCTGGGTGTTTGCTCACGTTACTCAGGGCCAGGACCCCTGGGTCATCAGTTTCTCAAGCTACCTGCGGCAGGAGCACTTGCCCAAACATTGTCCAACTGCTCTCAACTACGCCTGGATGTTCGCCTACACCCGCCTGCAGTTATTGTCTCCCCAAGTGGACATCAA CAGCCCCATCAATGCCAAGAAAGTGAACAGTCTGAACAGCAGTGACTCGTACATCGGTCTTTGGAGGAACTACCTGATCCTCTGTTGTagctcagcttcctcctcttcctctatgtgctcctcatcctccacctctGGCTCCGTCCGCTGCTCCCCGCCTGAGACGCTGGCGTCCACGCCGGACAGCGGCTACAGTTATGATTCAAAG ATTGTTGGCACTccgtccccctcctccctcttcaaaCACATTGTTCCAATGATGCGCTCTGAGAGCATGGACATCACAGAGTCTCTTGTGTTGGGGCTTGGCCGGACCAACCCCGTGGCCTTCAG AGAGTTGTTAGAGGAGCTGAATCCCATCATAAAAGAAGCTCTGGAAAGAAGACCTGAA AACATGAAGCGGCGCAGGCGTCGTGACATCCTCAGGGTTCAGCTGGTCCGGATATTTGAGTTACTGGCAGATGCTGGTGTCATCAGTCAGAT aaccAGTGGAGGGTTAGATGGTGAGAGCCACTCTCTGAACAGTTCGCTGCTGGAGTATGTTGATCTGACCAGGCAGCTGCTTGAGGCTGAAAATGACAAGGACTCGGATACACTGAAGGACATTCGCTGTCACTTCAGTGCACTCGTGGCGAATATAATACAGAATGTCCCag TGCACCAGCGGAGAACCATCTTTCCACAGCAGTCACTCAGACACAGTTTGTTCATGCTGTTCAGTCACTGGGCCGGGCCCTTCAGCATCATGTTCACTCCCCTGGACCGCTACAGTGACAGAAATATGCAGATCAACCGCCATCAGTACTGTGCACTAAag GCCATGtctgcagtgttgtgttgtggacCTGTAGCCGACAATGTTGGCCTCTCCTCCGATGGCTACCTCTACAAGTGGCTGGACAACATCCTGGATTCTCAGGATAAGAAA gtTCACCAGCTTGGTTGCGAGgctgtgatgctgctgttgGAGCTGAATCCTGACCAGAGCAACCTCATGTTTTGGGCTGTCGACCGCTGCTACACTGGCTCCCGTCGTGTGGCAGCCGGCTGCTTCAGGGCCATCGCTAATGTCTTTCACAACAG gGATTACCAATTTGACACTGTGGTGCTGCTGAACCTGATTCTGTTCAAGGCGGCTGATTCTTCCAGGGACATCTATGAAGCAGCCATGCAGCTGTTACAG ATACTGGAACCCAAGCTCTTCCGCTACGCCCACAAATTGGAGATCCAGCGAACAGATGGCATCTTGACCCCTCCCTCACCGCTGCCACACCTCTACTCTGTGTCTTACTACCAGCTGTCTGAGGAGCTTGCACGAACTTACCCAGAACTAACCCTGCCCATCTTCTCAG AGGTGAGCCAGCGCATCCAGACAGCGCATCCTGGTGGTCGTCAAGTAATGCTGCATTACCTCCTGCCTTGGATGAACAATGTGGAGCTGGTCGACTTTAAACCAACTGTACGGCGACCGGAGGACTGTGGCAGTGTTGAGGAAGACGAGGACGTACACGAGCGGGAGGTCATGATGGTGAACAGCAGGCGCTGGCTCCATGGAGAGGGCTGGGGCTCGCCTCGTGCTACAACCATGGTGTTAAACAACCTCATGTTCATGACCGCTAAG tacGGGGATGAGTTTGCTTGGTCGGAGATCGAGAACGTGTGGACCACATTAGCAGACAGTTGGCCAAAGAACCTCAAAATCATTCTGCACTTCCTCATCAGTATGTCAGGAGTCAACAGTGACCCAAGCCTTTTGCCCTAT GTGAAACGAGTGGTTGTTTACTTAGGCAGAGATAAGACtatgcagctgctggaggagttGATGTGCGAGCTTGAGCTGACTGATCCTGTAAGCTCAGCTGTTACTCACATGGACAACCCACCTTACTACCGCATCAGCTCCAGTTACAAGATCCCCTCAGTCACCTCAG GAACAACTTCCAGCAGCAATACCATGGTGCCAGGAAATGAAGTTCATCATGAAGGCAAGATTAAAGACTCGAACATGGAGGACAG TTACACCCACCTGGACATCTACAGTGGTCTGAACAGCAACCTGAACCGTCAGCACCACCGTCTGGAGTCTCGTTACAGCAGCAGTTCTGGAGGTtcctatgaagaggagaaga GTGACTCCATGCCACTTTACGCTAACTGGCGTTTGAAAGTGATGGATCACAACCGGCCAGagcccctccccttccctccaACAGGAGGCTGCTGGTCTCCGCTGGTGGACTATTTGCCAGAGACCAATGCCCCTGGTGTACCACTCCACAG atGTAACATTGCTGTCATCCTACTGACAGACCTCATTGTGGACCATGGGGTCAAAGTGGAGTGGAGTGCCTACCTGCCCCTGTTGTTACATGCAATTTTTATAG GGTTTGATCACCAGCACCCAGAGGTTTACGAGCACTGTAAACGTCTACTACTTCACCTGCTCGTGGTCCAGGGAGCAAATAGCAACGTTCAGTCTGTGGCTATGGTGCTCCTACGCAACAGAGACTACAACGATCCTAGGGTCCTGACTGTGAAGCCAGTAGCTCCAGAGTTCAACCTAACCG GAGTGCAAGATTTATTGCCAGATGGTCAGCCATCACCAATGACAGACTCTGgcctcagctccagctccacatcctccagCATCAGTGTCGGGGCGGGGGGCACTGCTCTGTCCCACCTCTCCCCTTCACTTCTCAGCGAGGTGGATGCCACTGCTGAACAGGACGAGAAGGCCAAAGCTCTCATTGAGTTCATTACATCAAG GAAGAAGGGTCCACTCTGGAACCATGAGGATGTATCGCCCAAAAACCCCAACATAAAGAGCGCTGACCAGCTGAGTGTTTTTGTGCGACACGTCGTGACCGTCTTCAAACATTCCCCATTAG GTTTCCAGCTGGATTCATTGCTGAGTGAAGTGGCTCTACAAACCGCTCTGTCTTGTCCTTCTCGCCACTACGCTGGACGCTCATTCCAGATTTTCAGGGCACTCAAACAACCTCTGACTCCTGCAACGCTGTCTGACATCCTGTCTCGACTGGTAGAGACTGTGGGGGACCCAGGAGAGGAGGCTCAG GGCTTTGTCATTGAACTTCTCCTGACACTGGAGTCAGGCATCGACACATTAGCAGACACAGTCAAAAACTATGACCTCCTCACTGCCTTAGCTCA AACTTCTCCGCGTGATCTGTTGTTGGGGGCTAAGCTTGCTTCCAACAGGAAAAGCACAGGCCAACTGAACTTGAACAGCGGCGGCCTGTTCCATTATGTCCACAACCGTAGCAACTCTCTGCGAGCGAACCAGGTGGGTGAACGAAAAGGAGACCGACGCAGGAGTAACACTCTAGACATAGCTGACCGACTTGGTGGCAGCCATGGAAACCTGGCCCGAACGCGGAGCTTATCATCACTGGGCGGAGGAGGGGGTCCAGGCGGGGAAGCCATCCCCCCCGTGGACCCTTCTAGCTTGATGGCCACTGTGTTCTGGATCGCCGCCTCGCTGCTGGAGTCGGACTACGAGTTTGAGTACCTGCTGGCCCTGCGGCTGCTGAACAAGCTCCTGGGCCAGCTGCCTCTCGATCGTGCAGACAGCCGGGAACGTCTGGAGAAGGTCCAGGCTAAGTTGAAGTGGTACAGCTTTcctggcctgctgcagctcttcctGAAGGGCTTCACCTCTGCTTCTACTCAGGAGCTCACCATCCACCTGCTCAGCAAACTCATCAGTGTCTCCAGACACACGCTGATAGACCCTACACAAGTGGCAG GTTTTCCTCTGAACATCCTGTGCCTCCTCCCACACCTCATCCAGCACTTTGACAGTCCGACTCCTTTCTGTAAGGAGACGGCTGATAAAATAGCCAAGGTTTGCGCCGAAGAGAAGTCGGCCACCCTCTCCAATCTGGCCCACATGATGAGCCTGTACAGCGCACACACCTACTCCCGCGACTGCACCAACTGGATCAATGTGGTGTGTCGCTACCTCCACGATGCCTTTGCTGATATAACATTGAACCTGGTCACTTACTTGGCTGAG CTGCTGGAAAAGGgacttcccagcatgcagcagTCCTTGTTGCAGATCATCTACAGCCTGCTGAGTCATATTGATCTATCAGCCGCTCCTGTCAAGCAGTTCAACCTGGAGATCATGAAGATCATTGGCAAATATGTTCAG agcCCACATTGGAAGGAGGCCCAAAACATTTTGAAGTTGGTGGTGTCTCGCTCAGCCAGCCTTGTCGTCCCAGATGATGTGCAGCGCTCTTACAGCACAGAATCCTGTGGCTCTCCAGAGATTGCCTTCACGCGCATATTCAACAACTCCTCCAAGGAGCTGCCTGGCAAGACTCTCGACTTCCACTTCGACATCTCAGAG ACCCCAATCATAGGGCATAAATATGGTGATCAGCGTACCGCAGCAGGCCGAAATGGAAAGCCACAGGTGATTGCTGTGACTAGGAGCACTTCCTCCACGTCCTCCGGCTCCAACTCCAACGGTCTGGTGCCGGTCAGCTGGAAAAGGCCTCAGCTCTCCCAG agacgaaccagagagaGGCTGATGAATGTCCTGTCTTTATGTGGCCCCGAGTCTGGCATTCCCAAAAATCCATCTGTAAGACTCCTCTCCTACTCTAAAGCTTCAGACAAG GTGGTGTTCTCTTCAAATGAGGATCTGGACTCCGCTGACCAGCAGACCAGTCTCATACCcacagtggaggaggtggtCCGAGAGGAGGATTTGGGAGAGGATACCGgcagtgagcagcagtttgGTGTCTTCAAGGACTTTGACTTCTTAGATGTGGAGCTGGAGGATGCCGAG GGGGAGAGCATGGACAACTTTAACTGGGGGGTGCGTCGTCGCTCCCTGGAGAGCATGGACAAAGGGGACACGCCGACTTTGCAGGAGTGCCAGTTCGCGGGCAGCACACCGAGCCTCAACCTAACCAACCACGAGGACACAGATGAATCGTCTGAGGAGGAGGTACTGAGTGCTAGCCAGATTCTCACCCGCTCTGGCCTT CTCAACAGTGATTCTGCCACAGACGACACCGCGTCCAACCACGTGGACTCTCTACTACAGTCTCAAGAATCGTCCAGCAGTGCCCAGGAGGCCACTGTCCTTCCCTCTCTACCCTCCCTCCCCCGACTGGATAGCACCCTTTTGGAGATGGCCAACTCAGACAGCACCAGCAGCCAGTTGCCTGAG GACGCAGTCAGCATGACGGCAGCCGATGAGCTGAGCAGCAGTGTGAGCGAGGACACGGGGTTTTGCAGCGCACCACCTCTGCCCTCTGACCCACAAGAGCTTTGTGACCTCCGAGACACGCACTATCCTCAGGACTCCCAGTATGCTCAGGACCCCCAAGAGACCCAGGACCCTCACGAGGACCTGGAcccggccccccctcccctgctggTCATAGACACTCCACCGGGGTCCCTCTGTGACGAGGACTCCCAGACAgtcctgtctctgcctctgcccaTGCCACCAGAGACAAAGCCAGATCTAGATCCGGACCCGGACAGCACCTGTGGCTCTATGTGGGAAGAAGATGTGACACAAGCCCTGAAGGAGCTGGACGAgcgctgtgaggaggaggaggccgactACTCTGACATGTCCAG TCAAGATGAAGGTGACGCAGACGGCTTCCCAGAGATCCAGGCCTCTCCGCCCCCTTCGCCCTTCCTCTCTGCCATCCTGGCAGCGTTCCAGCCTGTTGCCTACGACAATGAAGAGGATGCCTGGCGTTGCCATGTCAACCAAATGTTGTCAGACACAGATGGCTCCTCTGCTGTTTACACATTCCACGTGTTCTCCAGACTTTTTGAG AGTATTCAGAGGAAATTTGGCTCCATCACACATTCATCTGTTCGCTTTCTTGGGGAGAGGCTCCAGCGAATGGGAAATCAGTTCCTCAGCTCCCTGGAAGTCATGACGTCTCGCTCCCAGTGTCCCACTGTGCTGCTGGATGCTGAGACG CTCGTCTCTTGTGGACTGTTGGAGACTCTGAAGTTTAGTGTGCTGGAGTTGCAGGAACACCTGGACACCTACAACTCcaagagagaagcagcagagctc